AGCCGCGCCGCAACGCGGCACGCAGGGCGGGAGAATCGGGAAAGGCCTGGTCCTGGGACGGCAGCGACCACCAGGCCCCGCGACGTTCCAGCGCCACAACGAGGCGGGCGCCGACCTGCGGCGCGCGATCACCGCCGAAGCCGCTGATCTGGATCACGTCCCCGCGCCGCAGCGGCGCGCGAAAGACTTCGTCCACGGTCGCCCAGATCGTCCATGACGGACCGTCGCGGCGAACGGCATCGAGGCGGACGGCCACGACGGCGTCGGCGCCGACATTGAGCAGCTGCCCCGCCTGCGGTGGCGGCAAGGCCTGCGCCGGCAGGGCCAGCCCGCCAGCCAGTGCGGCAATCAGCAGCATGAATCGGGCGCGAGTCGCTATCATCGATCAATCTCCGGGGGACGTCAGGGTCGTGCCGGCAGTTCCCGGCGACGACGGATTCCGCATTATCACGGAGGACGCGGATACAGACAAAGCAGGCTTCCGGACTGCTCATGGGCAGGAGGCAGGTGGTCAGCGCAGCGCCGGGACTCGGGATGGCGTGCAAACGGCAGCCCGCCGGATGGAATTCCGTCCTTTCCGTCCCCGCCGTCGCAGGGCCAGGACCAGTCCGGACCGGCGCTTCCCCCCTGCCGTTTTCTGCTGACGGTGACCCGGCTTCACGCAAAGGGTAGGCAGTCGCGTCATTTTTCACCACAATCCGTCTCTGTCCGATGCGGTCGCCCTGAACACAGGCCTCATCCCATGACATTATCGTGACAAATCCGTTCCGCGCCCGGCACTCTGGAGGAAAGCTATGTTAGATGTCTCGCAGGCCATGCGACGCTGTTGTCTCGCCGTCCTGTCGACTCTGTCCACCCCGGTTTTCGCCGACGATTTGTCCACTGCCCCCCTGACCACATGGATCTCGCTGTCCGCCGTTCTCGCCCTGCTGCTGGCCGCCACGCTGCTGTACCTGCGCCACCAGGGGCAGCGGCTGGGCGATTTGCAGACCAACCATGACGCGCTGATCGAGCAATCGCTGGCCGGCATCTACATCGTGCAGAACGAAATTGTCGTCTACTGCAACCCGCGCGCGGCCGACATGCTCGGCTATACCCAGGACGAAATGACCGGCCTGCCGACTTCCGCGCTGCTGGACGCGGAAGAGCGCGAACGGGTCCGCCTCCAGCTGCAGCGCCGCCGGCGGGACCAGATCATCGACATGCGCTTTCAGCTCCGCCTGCGTCATCGCAATGGCCGCCGCATCGACACCGAGGTCCACAGCCGGCTCGCACCATACCGCGGCGCCGACGCCACCATCGGCATCATGATCGACGTCAGCGACCGGACCGAGGCCGAGCACAAGCAGCGCCTGTCCGACATCGTGTTCGACAACGCCGCCGAAGGCATCCTGCTGACCGATGGCGATGCACGCATCATCGCCGTCAACCGCGCATTCACCCGCATTACCGGCTACGAGGCCGACGAGGTGGTCAACCGCCGTTCGCGCCTGTTCCGCGTCGACCACATGGGCCGGGCGATCAACCGCCAGATGCTGCAGTCCCTGGATGAGCAGGGCTGCTGGCAGGGCGAGTTCCTCGATCGCCATCGCAATGGCCGCCTGTATCCGGTCCGGCTGTCGATCAGCGCCGTGCATGACCCGGAAGGCGAGCTGATCAACAACGTCTGCGTATTCAACGACATCAGCCAGCACAAGGACGCCGAGGACCGGCTGGTCTTCCTCGCCACCCACGACCCGCTGACCCGGCTGACCAACCGCGCCGAATTTCTCACCCGGCTGCAGACCACCTGCGAAGGGACATCGGCCACGGCATTCGCCCTGCTGTTCATCGATCTCGACCGCTTCAAGCTGGTCAACGACGGCTTCGGCCACAGCGGCGGCGACGACCTGCTGCGCGTGATCGCCGCCCGGCTCAACTATGCGGTCGGCAAGGATGCACTGCTGAGCCGGGTCGGCGGCGACGAATTCACCGTGCTGACCAATACCGGCGATCGCGCGAAGCTGGCGCTGCAGGTCGAGCACCTGCTGGACGAACTGGCCCAGCCCAGCGTGCTCGACGGCAAGGAACTGACCGTCACCGGCTCGATCGGCATCGCCGTCTACCCCGAGGATGGCCACAACGCCCAGACGCTGCTCCGCCATGCGGAAGTGGCGATGTACCGTGCCAAGACCGCCGGCAAGAATACCTATGCGTTCTTCAATGCCAGCATGGTCAGCCAGGCCAGCGAGCGGCTGACCATGGAAAATGCGCTGCGCAACGCCATCACCCGCCAGCAGCTCGAACTCCACTACCAGCCGCAGGTCGATCCGGACTCCGGGCTGATCGTCGCGGTCGAGGCGCTGGCGCGCTGGCACCACCCGGAATGGGGCATGATCCCGCCGTCGCGCTTTATCCCGCTGGCGGAAGAAACCGGTCTGGTGCTGGTGCTCGGCCACTGGGTGATCCGTGCCGCCTGCGAACAGATCGCCCGCTGGGACGCCGCCGGCATTCGCGTGCCCCGGGTGGCGGTCAACCTGTCCGCACGCCAGTTTGCCGACTCCTCGCTGTGCCAGGTCCTGACCGACGCGCTGACCAGTGCCGGCATCGCCCCGCAGCGGATCGAGCTGGAGGTGACCGAAAGCGCGCTGATCGAACAGCCCGACGCGGCGGTCGCCCTGCTGAACGAATTGAAAGCACTGGGCGTGCATCTGGCACTGGACGACTTCGGTACCGGCTACTCCAGCCTGTCGCAGCTGAAGAACCTGCCGCTCGACGCGCTGAAAATCGACCGGACCTTTATCGACGGCGTGCCGAACGACCCGAACGATGTCGCCATTACCGAGGCCATTGTCGCCATGGCCCGGAAGCTGGCGCTGACCGTCGTGGCCGAGGGGGCGGAAACCATCGAACAGCGCGATTTCCTCGCCGCCTGTGGCTGCGACCTGATCCAGGGTTTCTACTACAGCCGGCCGCTGCCGCCGGAAGCGCTCGCCGCCTATATCCGCAGCGGCACCTCGCGGCACAGTGCCACCCGGATGGATCTCTGAGCAACGGCCAGCCGCAGCACGTACAATGCCGGCTTTACCGCCCGGCGGGGCCCCGCCCCGCCGGCCATCACGCAGGATCGTCCGCCCATGTCGCAGAAAAAACTCATTCACGGCTTCCACGCCGTCAACGCCCGGCTGTTCCAGTCGCCGAAAAGCCTGGTCGAGCTGTTCGTCGCCGCCGGCCGTGACGACCGTCGCATGCAGGACGTGCTCGACAAGGCCGCCAGCGAGAACGTGCGCGTGATCAGCGTCGATACCGCCCGGCTCGACGCCATGACCGGCCGCGCGCGCCACCAGGGCGTGGCAGCGGTCATCGACGTCAGCCACCGCATCGTCAATGTCGACGACGTGCTCGACACGCTGAACGAACCGCCGCTGCTGCTGATCCTCGACGGCGTGACCGACCCGCACAATCTCGGCGCCTGCCTGCGCGTGGCCGATGCGATGGGCGTCCACGCCGTCATCTCGCCGAAAGACCGCTCCGCCGGCCTGAACGCCACCGTCAGCAAGGTGGCATGTGGCGCGGCCGAGGTCGTGCCGTACGTGCAGGTGACCAATCTGGCCCGCTGCCTGCGCGACATCAAGGACCGCGGCATCTGGATCGCCGGCACCGACATGGACGCCAGCACCGACCTCTACCACTGCGATGCCGCCGGTCCGCTGGCCTGGGTCATGGGCTCGGAAGGTGAAGGCATGCGCCGCCTGACGCGCGAACATTGCGATCTGCTGGTCAGCATCCCGATGTTCGGCACGGTGGAAAGCCTGAACGTGTCGGTCGCCACCGGCATGGTACTCAGCGAATCGCGCCGGCAGCGCGTACTGGCCGCCGGCTGAGCCATACTGAAGCCATGAAACGCCTTCTCGATCCCGTCATGCTGCTGGCCGCCATCGTGTGGCTGGCGGCGCTGGCCATCGCGCCCGACGCGTTTGCCGGCATGCAGCCGATGCCCCGCGCATCGGTGTCGACGCAGATCGGGCACCCCCAGGCCGCCGGCCGCTGCCACAGCCCGTCGGCCATGGCGGCGGACGACACCACGCCGTCATCCTGCGCGACCCATGCCGGTGGCGGCACCCACGCCTGCTGCCCGCAGGCGGTACCGATGGCGGGCGGCATGGCCGTCTCGCTGCCCTTCACCCCGCAGCGGCGCACGGCCCCGACCCCGCCGCTGCGCTCGCGCGCGCTGCCGCCGCCGGACGAACCGCCCCGCGCCTGATCTTTCCTGCCTGCCACTGCCTGCCGTCCTGACGGCAGGGATTCGACTCTGAAAGGAATGATCATGCAAAGACGCACTCTCCTCGCCGCCCTGGCGAGCGCCCCGCTGTGGCCGCTGGCCGCCCGCGCCAATCCGCACGCCGGTCACGGCATGCCGATGCACGACAGCATGCCGATGAACGGCATGACCGCCATGCATGCCCCCTCGTCGTCGCCGGACGCCCTGCCGCCGGCGGGGCAGCCACTGGCTACCCTGCCCCGGCTGGCCAACCGCAGCACCGAGGCCGGCACGTTCAGCGGCGTCATCGATATCGCGGAAACCCGGCATGCACTGCTGCCGGGTGCGCCGACCCGGCTGTGGAGCTACAACGCCGGGCCGCTTGGCCCGCTGATCGAGCTGAATGCCGGCGACCGGGTCGCCATCACGCTGAACAACCGCCTGCCCGAAGAAACGACCGTGCACTGGCACGGTCTGCCGGTCGATCCGCGCGTCGATGGCCATCCGCGCGATGCCATTGCACCGGGCGGCTCGTTCCGTGCCGGATTCACCCTCCCCGACGACCTGTCCGGCACCTTCTGGTATCACCCGCATCCGCATGGCCTGACTGCGCGCCAGGTAGCGATGAGCCTGGCCGGTCCCGTCATCATCCGCCATCGCAACGATCCGTTCGCCGGCCTGCCGGAGTCGCTGCTGGTCATCAGTGACCAGCGCTTCGATCGCGACAACCAGGTGGCCGCGCACACGCCGGCCGACTGGATGGACGGCCGCGAAGGCGAAGTGGTGCTGGTCAACGGCCAGTACCGGCCGCGACTCGATGTCGCGCCGAACGAAACCCGCCGCCTGCGCGTGCTCAATGCCTGCGCGGCACGCTATCTGCTGCTGTCGCTGCCCGGCGCGACCCTGACCCGGGTCGGCACCGATGGCGGCGCGCTGGCCCGGCCGGAAACCGGTCTGTCGCAGTTGCTGCTGACCCCGGGCGAACGCACCGAACTGCTGGTGACCTTCCCGGCCCGGGTCGGCCAGTCGCTGCAACTGGTTTCGCTGCCGTATGCGCGCGGCAAGATGATGCAGCCGGAGCAGACCGCGGCACTGCCGCTGATGACCGTCGCCGTCGCCGACCGTGCACCGGCAGCGGCCTTCAGCCTGCCGGCGCAGCTGGCGACGATCGTGCCACTGGGCCGGCCGGACATCCGCCGCCGCGTGGTGCTGTCGGAGCGGCCGATGGACCACCGCATGGCCGGTGGCGGCATGATGGCCATGATGAAAAACATGTTCCTGATCGACGGCAGAACCTACGACATGAACCGTGTCGACCTGAGCGGCAAGGTCGGGCAGATCGAGGAATGGGAAGTGGTCAATGACAGCCATATGGATCATCCGTTCCATCTGCATGGCGGCCAGTTCCAGCTGATCGCCCGCAACGGCAAGCCACAGCCGCCGAGCTGGCGCGATACGGTCAATCTGGCACCGCGCGCCAGCCTGACCCTGCGCGTGCGCTTCGACACCCCGGGCGAGCGCCTGTACCACTGCCATATCCTCGAACATGAGGATCTCGGCATGATGGGCACACTGGCCGTGCACGCGTAAACCGGAAACGGCTGAACTTCCCCGCGCGGGAGTCGATAAACTACCGGGAAGGCCGCCTGCGCGGCGGCCTCTCCCGATACCCGTCGTCCGCCCCGGGGTTAGCCGCGGACCGCCCGGACCAGTACAATCCCGGCACCTGACTCTGACCGCCCGCCATGCTACCGATCCAGCCCACCCTGACCATCCGGGACTTGTCCCCGGGCCAGCTCGGCCAAGTCCTTCGCGACGTCCGGCCGATCCTGGAGGTCAATCCGACGCCGGCCCGCCTGCCCGACCTGAAGCCGGGCGAGCAGGTATCGGCACGCGTGGTGGACAACCTCGCCGGCAACCGTTTCCTGGTGCTGGTCAAAAACCAGTTACTGACCCTGAACCTCGGCCGCGGCCAGATGCTGGCGGCCGAACCGGGCGCCACGCTGAAACTGACCGTGGCGCAGGTCACGCCGCGGCTGTCATTCCGGCTGGAAAGCGAACCGGTCCAGGAGCAGAGCGACCGCCAGCTGTCGCGGGTGACCCTGTCCGGCGCCTCGCGCTATCTGGGTGCCCTGCTGACCCAGGCCAGTCGTGGCGCCGAGCCGGTGGTGCGCGAACCGCTGTTGCCGCAACCGGGCCAGCGCCCGGCGGCCGGCGGCGCCAATGCCGCGCCAACGCCGGCAGCCTCGCAACTGGGGCCGATCATGCTGGCCAACGGCCAGGTCAACACCCGGGCACTGGCCGGCGCGCTGCAGCAGATGCTGTCCGGCAGCGGCACCTTCTACGAGGCGCATCTGGCCGAGTGGGTGCAGGGCAAGCGCACGCTGGAGCAGGTCCGGGCCGAGCCGCAGGCGAAGCTGGAACTGCCAAAGGCCACACTGGCACTGCTGCACCAGCAACGCACAGACGACGATCCGGCCCAGGCCACCGGCAAGGCCGGCGATGAGGTCGACAGCGCCCGCCACCAGAACGCCAATGCCGCACTCGGGCAGCTGGTCGCACGCCAGCTCGACACACTGGAACACCGCCAGGTGCTGATGCAGGGCGCGGCTTGGCCGGAGCAGCCGTTCGAGTGGCTGATCGAGGAAGACAAGACCGCGCCGGACCGCGAAGCCGACGGCCGCGAGGAGGCCCCGCGCCGCTGGGTCAGCCGGCTGGCACTGAACCTGCCGTCACTCGGCGCCATCGAGGCACGCATCACGCTGGACGGTCAGGGTGTACAGATCCGCATGGATGCGCTCGACCCGCGCACGGCAGCCCGCATCGCCGCCGAGCGCGACCGCCTCCAGCATCAATTGAGCGAAACCGGACTTACCCTGCTGCAGTACTCCGTGAACCGGGAGGCAACATGAGCCGCCGCGACGCCGAACGCCAGAGCGCCGTGGCGCTGGCCTACCGCCAGGGCTCGGTCGCGCCGCGCGTGGTGGCCAAGGGCCGGGGCGAGATGGCCGCCCGCATCATCGAACGCGCCAGGGCGTCCGATGTCTTCGTCCACGAGTCGCCGCAACTGGTCAATCTGCTGATGCAGGTCGATCTCGACAGCCAGATCCCGTCCGAGCTGTACCAGGCTGTGGCGGAAGTACTCGCCTTTGTCTACTACCTGGAACGGCAGGCGGCCGGTGCCGACGAAGAAAACCCGCCGCAACTCCCCGACTGGATATCTCCGCCGACGACCCCATGATGTACTGGTCCGATGCGCGGTCGCGGGCGACCGCATCGGTATAATCCCCGCTTCGTCCGCCCCACCCGGTCCAGAATCGCAGCCCATGTCGTCAGTCCTTCCCGTTCCCGGTCAGAAACACTCCCTTGGTCATCTGCCTCCCGGCGCCGACAGCGCCCGGCTGGCGGCCATCGCCCGCGATGGCGGGCGCCCGCTGCTGGTCCTGACCGCCGACGCGCACAGCGCACGCCGGCTGGCCGACGAAATGCTGTTCTTCGCGCCGTCATTGCGGATC
This window of the Microvirgula aerodenitrificans DSM 15089 genome carries:
- a CDS encoding multicopper oxidase family protein, giving the protein MQRRTLLAALASAPLWPLAARANPHAGHGMPMHDSMPMNGMTAMHAPSSSPDALPPAGQPLATLPRLANRSTEAGTFSGVIDIAETRHALLPGAPTRLWSYNAGPLGPLIELNAGDRVAITLNNRLPEETTVHWHGLPVDPRVDGHPRDAIAPGGSFRAGFTLPDDLSGTFWYHPHPHGLTARQVAMSLAGPVIIRHRNDPFAGLPESLLVISDQRFDRDNQVAAHTPADWMDGREGEVVLVNGQYRPRLDVAPNETRRLRVLNACAARYLLLSLPGATLTRVGTDGGALARPETGLSQLLLTPGERTELLVTFPARVGQSLQLVSLPYARGKMMQPEQTAALPLMTVAVADRAPAAAFSLPAQLATIVPLGRPDIRRRVVLSERPMDHRMAGGGMMAMMKNMFLIDGRTYDMNRVDLSGKVGQIEEWEVVNDSHMDHPFHLHGGQFQLIARNGKPQPPSWRDTVNLAPRASLTLRVRFDTPGERLYHCHILEHEDLGMMGTLAVHA
- a CDS encoding EscU/YscU/HrcU family type III secretion system export apparatus switch protein; this translates as MSRRDAERQSAVALAYRQGSVAPRVVAKGRGEMAARIIERARASDVFVHESPQLVNLLMQVDLDSQIPSELYQAVAEVLAFVYYLERQAAGADEENPPQLPDWISPPTTP
- the fliK gene encoding flagellar hook-length control protein FliK; protein product: MLPIQPTLTIRDLSPGQLGQVLRDVRPILEVNPTPARLPDLKPGEQVSARVVDNLAGNRFLVLVKNQLLTLNLGRGQMLAAEPGATLKLTVAQVTPRLSFRLESEPVQEQSDRQLSRVTLSGASRYLGALLTQASRGAEPVVREPLLPQPGQRPAAGGANAAPTPAASQLGPIMLANGQVNTRALAGALQQMLSGSGTFYEAHLAEWVQGKRTLEQVRAEPQAKLELPKATLALLHQQRTDDDPAQATGKAGDEVDSARHQNANAALGQLVARQLDTLEHRQVLMQGAAWPEQPFEWLIEEDKTAPDREADGREEAPRRWVSRLALNLPSLGAIEARITLDGQGVQIRMDALDPRTAARIAAERDRLQHQLSETGLTLLQYSVNREAT
- a CDS encoding putative bifunctional diguanylate cyclase/phosphodiesterase; amino-acid sequence: MSTAPLTTWISLSAVLALLLAATLLYLRHQGQRLGDLQTNHDALIEQSLAGIYIVQNEIVVYCNPRAADMLGYTQDEMTGLPTSALLDAEERERVRLQLQRRRRDQIIDMRFQLRLRHRNGRRIDTEVHSRLAPYRGADATIGIMIDVSDRTEAEHKQRLSDIVFDNAAEGILLTDGDARIIAVNRAFTRITGYEADEVVNRRSRLFRVDHMGRAINRQMLQSLDEQGCWQGEFLDRHRNGRLYPVRLSISAVHDPEGELINNVCVFNDISQHKDAEDRLVFLATHDPLTRLTNRAEFLTRLQTTCEGTSATAFALLFIDLDRFKLVNDGFGHSGGDDLLRVIAARLNYAVGKDALLSRVGGDEFTVLTNTGDRAKLALQVEHLLDELAQPSVLDGKELTVTGSIGIAVYPEDGHNAQTLLRHAEVAMYRAKTAGKNTYAFFNASMVSQASERLTMENALRNAITRQQLELHYQPQVDPDSGLIVAVEALARWHHPEWGMIPPSRFIPLAEETGLVLVLGHWVIRAACEQIARWDAAGIRVPRVAVNLSARQFADSSLCQVLTDALTSAGIAPQRIELEVTESALIEQPDAAVALLNELKALGVHLALDDFGTGYSSLSQLKNLPLDALKIDRTFIDGVPNDPNDVAITEAIVAMARKLALTVVAEGAETIEQRDFLAACGCDLIQGFYYSRPLPPEALAAYIRSGTSRHSATRMDL
- the rlmB gene encoding 23S rRNA (guanosine(2251)-2'-O)-methyltransferase RlmB; the protein is MSQKKLIHGFHAVNARLFQSPKSLVELFVAAGRDDRRMQDVLDKAASENVRVISVDTARLDAMTGRARHQGVAAVIDVSHRIVNVDDVLDTLNEPPLLLILDGVTDPHNLGACLRVADAMGVHAVISPKDRSAGLNATVSKVACGAAEVVPYVQVTNLARCLRDIKDRGIWIAGTDMDASTDLYHCDAAGPLAWVMGSEGEGMRRLTREHCDLLVSIPMFGTVESLNVSVATGMVLSESRRQRVLAAG